A genomic segment from Rhinatrema bivittatum chromosome 19, aRhiBiv1.1, whole genome shotgun sequence encodes:
- the LOC115080725 gene encoding uncharacterized protein LOC115080725 isoform X3 produces MLPALLPLLITATALDRGPPDGCFNNINLSVIESGPAASILYCKLCNPERPETSFTWTVNGIPLAQLQEGLRMRTGAIVSVPLSSKSLLGAWRCTSTENPAWYSEHCLEPASPDYDPEESMETGEEREPEAGPASATLSLFQLILVALAALAFLALAILCICSLWRRLRDRQQEPCEDALEGILGEEQEPPSVGCKQQGRAAVSRTPSEADVDGVHYVELEQLPPSRQAPQPPSLVPSPTVYATIV; encoded by the exons ATGCTGCCTGCCCTTCTGCCCCTGCTCATCACCGCTACGGCCTTGGACCGCGGGCCACCCGATG GCTGTTTCAATAATATCAACCTCAGTGTCATCGAAAGTGGACCTGCGGCATCGATTCTGTACTGTAAACTCTGTAACCCGGAGAGGCCAGAAACCTCTTTCACCTGGACAGTGAATGGCATTCCCCTTGCGCAGCTGCAGGAGGGCCTGCGGATGAGGACAGGGGCTATTGTGAGCGTGCCCCTCAGCAGCAAGAGCCTCCTGGGAGCCTGGCGCTGTACGTCCACGGAAAACCCGGCCTGGTATTCCGAGCACTGCCTGGAACCGGCCTCGCCTGATTACGATCCAGAGGAGAGCATGGAGACTGGCGAAGAGAGAG AGCCAGAAGCTGGTCCTGCGTCTGCAACTCTCAGCCTGTTCCAGCTCATCCTTGTGGCCCTGGCAGCCCTGGCCTTCTTAGCCTTGGCCATCCTCTGCATCTGTTCCCTCTGGAGGAGATTACGGGACAG GCAGCAGGAGCCCTGTGAAGATGCTCTGGAAGGGATACTAG GGGAGGAGCAGGAGCCACCATCTGTGGGCTGTAAGCAGCAAGGCCGAGCAGCAGTGAGCAGGACCCCCTCAGAagcg GATGTTGATGGGGTGCATTATGTGGAGCTGGAACAGCTGCCCCCCTCCCGGCAGGCTCCTCAACCCCCCAGTCTGGTGCCCTCCCCCACTGTTTATGCCACCATTGTTTGA
- the LOC115080725 gene encoding uncharacterized protein LOC115080725 isoform X2, translating to MLPALLPLLITATALDRGPPDAVEIWRPALGRTVPLHCLVSGPVLRWEWKPKYPTCAGIGARHVTVMGPAGFTSQLRFRNRLHGGVGSHHLRLQGVLMGDSGTYTCVAASGKKWTTDLQVKEGCFNNINLSVIESGPAASILYCKLCNPERPETSFTWTVNGIPLAQLQEGLRMRTGAIVSVPLSSKSLLGAWRCTSTENPAWYSEHCLEPASPDYDPEESMETGEEREPEAGPASATLSLFQLILVALAALAFLALAILCICSLWRRLRDRQQEPCEDALEGILGEEQEPPSVGCKQQGRAAVSRTPSEADVDGVHYVELEQLPPSRQAPQPPSLVPSPTVYATIV from the exons ATGCTGCCTGCCCTTCTGCCCCTGCTCATCACCGCTACGGCCTTGGACCGCGGGCCACCCGATG CTGTGGAGATCTGGCGTCCTGCTCTGGGGAGGACTGTCCCCCTCCACTGTTTAGTCAGTGGTCCAGTCCTAAGATGGGAGTGGAAGCCGAAATACCCCACCTGTGCCGGCATCGGTGCCAGGCATGTCACGGTGATGGGCCCCGCCGGGTTCACCTCTCAGCTACGTTTCCGGAACCGCCTCCACGGCGGCGTTGGCAGCCACCACCTGAGGCTTCAGGGGGTGCTGATGGGGGATTCGGGGACGTACACCTGCGTGGCAGCCAGCGGGAAGAAATGGACCACTGACCTGCAAGTCAAGGAAG GCTGTTTCAATAATATCAACCTCAGTGTCATCGAAAGTGGACCTGCGGCATCGATTCTGTACTGTAAACTCTGTAACCCGGAGAGGCCAGAAACCTCTTTCACCTGGACAGTGAATGGCATTCCCCTTGCGCAGCTGCAGGAGGGCCTGCGGATGAGGACAGGGGCTATTGTGAGCGTGCCCCTCAGCAGCAAGAGCCTCCTGGGAGCCTGGCGCTGTACGTCCACGGAAAACCCGGCCTGGTATTCCGAGCACTGCCTGGAACCGGCCTCGCCTGATTACGATCCAGAGGAGAGCATGGAGACTGGCGAAGAGAGAG AGCCAGAAGCTGGTCCTGCGTCTGCAACTCTCAGCCTGTTCCAGCTCATCCTTGTGGCCCTGGCAGCCCTGGCCTTCTTAGCCTTGGCCATCCTCTGCATCTGTTCCCTCTGGAGGAGATTACGGGACAG GCAGCAGGAGCCCTGTGAAGATGCTCTGGAAGGGATACTAG GGGAGGAGCAGGAGCCACCATCTGTGGGCTGTAAGCAGCAAGGCCGAGCAGCAGTGAGCAGGACCCCCTCAGAagcg GATGTTGATGGGGTGCATTATGTGGAGCTGGAACAGCTGCCCCCCTCCCGGCAGGCTCCTCAACCCCCCAGTCTGGTGCCCTCCCCCACTGTTTATGCCACCATTGTTTGA
- the LOC115080725 gene encoding uncharacterized protein LOC115080725 isoform X1, whose protein sequence is MLPALLPLLITATALDRGPPDAAVEIWRPALGRTVPLHCLVSGPVLRWEWKPKYPTCAGIGARHVTVMGPAGFTSQLRFRNRLHGGVGSHHLRLQGVLMGDSGTYTCVAASGKKWTTDLQVKEGCFNNINLSVIESGPAASILYCKLCNPERPETSFTWTVNGIPLAQLQEGLRMRTGAIVSVPLSSKSLLGAWRCTSTENPAWYSEHCLEPASPDYDPEESMETGEEREPEAGPASATLSLFQLILVALAALAFLALAILCICSLWRRLRDRQQEPCEDALEGILGEEQEPPSVGCKQQGRAAVSRTPSEADVDGVHYVELEQLPPSRQAPQPPSLVPSPTVYATIV, encoded by the exons ATGCTGCCTGCCCTTCTGCCCCTGCTCATCACCGCTACGGCCTTGGACCGCGGGCCACCCGATG cagCTGTGGAGATCTGGCGTCCTGCTCTGGGGAGGACTGTCCCCCTCCACTGTTTAGTCAGTGGTCCAGTCCTAAGATGGGAGTGGAAGCCGAAATACCCCACCTGTGCCGGCATCGGTGCCAGGCATGTCACGGTGATGGGCCCCGCCGGGTTCACCTCTCAGCTACGTTTCCGGAACCGCCTCCACGGCGGCGTTGGCAGCCACCACCTGAGGCTTCAGGGGGTGCTGATGGGGGATTCGGGGACGTACACCTGCGTGGCAGCCAGCGGGAAGAAATGGACCACTGACCTGCAAGTCAAGGAAG GCTGTTTCAATAATATCAACCTCAGTGTCATCGAAAGTGGACCTGCGGCATCGATTCTGTACTGTAAACTCTGTAACCCGGAGAGGCCAGAAACCTCTTTCACCTGGACAGTGAATGGCATTCCCCTTGCGCAGCTGCAGGAGGGCCTGCGGATGAGGACAGGGGCTATTGTGAGCGTGCCCCTCAGCAGCAAGAGCCTCCTGGGAGCCTGGCGCTGTACGTCCACGGAAAACCCGGCCTGGTATTCCGAGCACTGCCTGGAACCGGCCTCGCCTGATTACGATCCAGAGGAGAGCATGGAGACTGGCGAAGAGAGAG AGCCAGAAGCTGGTCCTGCGTCTGCAACTCTCAGCCTGTTCCAGCTCATCCTTGTGGCCCTGGCAGCCCTGGCCTTCTTAGCCTTGGCCATCCTCTGCATCTGTTCCCTCTGGAGGAGATTACGGGACAG GCAGCAGGAGCCCTGTGAAGATGCTCTGGAAGGGATACTAG GGGAGGAGCAGGAGCCACCATCTGTGGGCTGTAAGCAGCAAGGCCGAGCAGCAGTGAGCAGGACCCCCTCAGAagcg GATGTTGATGGGGTGCATTATGTGGAGCTGGAACAGCTGCCCCCCTCCCGGCAGGCTCCTCAACCCCCCAGTCTGGTGCCCTCCCCCACTGTTTATGCCACCATTGTTTGA